A genomic stretch from Lathyrus oleraceus cultivar Zhongwan6 chromosome 2, CAAS_Psat_ZW6_1.0, whole genome shotgun sequence includes:
- the LOC127120618 gene encoding replication factor C subunit 2 isoform X3 has product MASSSSSNNANYDVPWVEKYRPSKVVDIVGNEDAVSRLQVIARDGNMPNLILSGPPGTGKTTSILALAHELLGPNYREAVLELNASDDRGIDVVRNKIKMFAQKKVTLPLGRHKVVILDEADSMTSGAQQALRRTMEIYSNSTRFALACNTSSKIIEPIQSRCAIVRFSRLSDQEILGRLMVVVQAEKVC; this is encoded by the exons ATGGCATCGTCATCCTCAAGCAACAACGCAAACTACGACGTACCGTGGGTTGAGAAGTACCGACCCAGCAAGGTCGTCGACATCGTCGGCAATGAAGACGCCGTCTCCCGGCTCCAAGTCATCGCTCGTGACGGCAACATGCCCAACCTCATTTTATCA GGTCCTCCTGGAACTGGAAAAACCACTAGCATCCTCGCACTTGCGCACGAGCTTCTCGGTCCCAATTACAGAGAAGCTGTTCTTGAACTAAATGCTTCAGATGATAG AGGAATAGATGTTGTGAGGAACAAGATCAAGATGTTTGCTCAAAAGAAAGTAACACTTCCTCTAGGCCGACACAAAGTTGTTATACTCGATGAAGCTGACAG TATGACATCTGGAGCACAGCAAGCTTTAAGAAGGACGATGGAGATATATTCTAATTCTACTCGTTTCGCGCTTGCTTGCAATACATCGTCTAAGATTATTGAGCCGATTCAGAGTAGGTGTGCAATTGTGAGATTTTCGCGACTATCTGATCAAGAGATACTTGGTCGTCTCATGGTTGTGGTTCAAGCTGAGAAG
- the LOC127120618 gene encoding replication factor C subunit 2 isoform X2, which yields MASSSSSNNANYDVPWVEKYRPSKVVDIVGNEDAVSRLQVIARDGNMPNLILSGPPGTGKTTSILALAHELLGPNYREAVLELNASDDRGIDVVRNKIKMFAQKKVTLPLGRHKVVILDEADSMTSGAQQALRRTMEIYSNSTRFALACNTSSKIIEPIQSRCAIVRFSRLSDQEILGRLMVVVQAEKALVA from the exons ATGGCATCGTCATCCTCAAGCAACAACGCAAACTACGACGTACCGTGGGTTGAGAAGTACCGACCCAGCAAGGTCGTCGACATCGTCGGCAATGAAGACGCCGTCTCCCGGCTCCAAGTCATCGCTCGTGACGGCAACATGCCCAACCTCATTTTATCA GGTCCTCCTGGAACTGGAAAAACCACTAGCATCCTCGCACTTGCGCACGAGCTTCTCGGTCCCAATTACAGAGAAGCTGTTCTTGAACTAAATGCTTCAGATGATAG AGGAATAGATGTTGTGAGGAACAAGATCAAGATGTTTGCTCAAAAGAAAGTAACACTTCCTCTAGGCCGACACAAAGTTGTTATACTCGATGAAGCTGACAG TATGACATCTGGAGCACAGCAAGCTTTAAGAAGGACGATGGAGATATATTCTAATTCTACTCGTTTCGCGCTTGCTTGCAATACATCGTCTAAGATTATTGAGCCGATTCAGAGTAGGTGTGCAATTGTGAGATTTTCGCGACTATCTGATCAAGAGATACTTGGTCGTCTCATGGTTGTGGTTCAAGCTGAGAAG
- the LOC127120618 gene encoding replication factor C subunit 2 isoform X1, with product MASSSSSNNANYDVPWVEKYRPSKVVDIVGNEDAVSRLQVIARDGNMPNLILSGPPGTGKTTSILALAHELLGPNYREAVLELNASDDRGIDVVRNKIKMFAQKKVTLPLGRHKVVILDEADSMTSGAQQALRRTMEIYSNSTRFALACNTSSKIIEPIQSRCAIVRFSRLSDQEILGRLMVVVQAEKVHDGSVV from the exons ATGGCATCGTCATCCTCAAGCAACAACGCAAACTACGACGTACCGTGGGTTGAGAAGTACCGACCCAGCAAGGTCGTCGACATCGTCGGCAATGAAGACGCCGTCTCCCGGCTCCAAGTCATCGCTCGTGACGGCAACATGCCCAACCTCATTTTATCA GGTCCTCCTGGAACTGGAAAAACCACTAGCATCCTCGCACTTGCGCACGAGCTTCTCGGTCCCAATTACAGAGAAGCTGTTCTTGAACTAAATGCTTCAGATGATAG AGGAATAGATGTTGTGAGGAACAAGATCAAGATGTTTGCTCAAAAGAAAGTAACACTTCCTCTAGGCCGACACAAAGTTGTTATACTCGATGAAGCTGACAG TATGACATCTGGAGCACAGCAAGCTTTAAGAAGGACGATGGAGATATATTCTAATTCTACTCGTTTCGCGCTTGCTTGCAATACATCGTCTAAGATTATTGAGCCGATTCAGAGTAGGTGTGCAATTGTGAGATTTTCGCGACTATCTGATCAAGAGATACTTGGTCGTCTCATGGTTGTGGTTCAAGCTGAGAAG